In one Streptomyces venezuelae genomic region, the following are encoded:
- a CDS encoding methyltransferase domain-containing protein: MSTAHEAVRASTGPGRHLLDVCAPSWGDDPYADALRAGRGPLFLRRADGWLLPLDVERWCAHADATDLDVLERCEGAVLDIGCGPGRLVAALAARGRHALGIDVSRAAVAHTTGLGGQALHRSVFEPLPGEGRWGTALLLDGNIGIGGDPSALLERAAELLTPGGLLITETASVDIDERVDVRLVPAVGPHGAREGVDETAYERPFPWARLGTPALLRRAGRAGWRVSGQWTADGRSFVALRSRSTRSSPELANSTAVISSHRVRKPSPDTPVADA, encoded by the coding sequence ATGAGCACCGCGCACGAGGCGGTACGAGCCTCCACCGGACCCGGCCGTCATCTCCTCGACGTCTGCGCGCCTTCCTGGGGCGACGACCCCTACGCCGACGCGCTGCGAGCCGGGCGCGGCCCGCTCTTCCTGCGCCGCGCCGACGGTTGGCTGCTGCCGTTGGACGTGGAGCGCTGGTGCGCGCACGCCGACGCGACGGATCTCGACGTACTGGAGCGCTGCGAGGGGGCCGTGCTCGACATCGGGTGCGGGCCAGGACGGCTGGTCGCCGCGCTGGCCGCCCGGGGCCGGCACGCCCTGGGCATCGACGTCAGCCGGGCCGCCGTCGCGCACACCACGGGGCTCGGCGGCCAGGCGCTGCACCGATCCGTCTTCGAGCCGCTGCCCGGCGAGGGCCGCTGGGGGACCGCTCTGCTCCTCGACGGCAACATCGGCATCGGCGGTGACCCGTCCGCGCTGCTCGAACGCGCCGCGGAACTCCTCACGCCCGGTGGCCTGTTGATCACCGAGACGGCGTCCGTCGACATCGACGAGCGCGTCGACGTACGTCTGGTCCCGGCCGTCGGCCCCCACGGCGCGCGCGAGGGCGTGGACGAGACCGCGTACGAGCGGCCGTTCCCGTGGGCCCGCCTCGGCACACCCGCATTGCTGCGGCGCGCCGGGCGGGCGGGCTGGCGTGTCAGCGGTCAGTGGACGGCGGACGGTCGTTCCTTCGTCGCGCTGCGCAGCCGCAGTACGAGGAGCAGCCCCGAGCTGGCGAACAGCACGGCGGTGATCAGCAGCCACCGGGTCAGGAAGCCGTCGCCGGACACGCCGGTCGCGGACGCGTAG
- a CDS encoding DUF2064 domain-containing protein, which yields MTTLLVIAKAPLPGRVKTRLTPPFSPHEAARLAEAALVDSLRAVAATPARRRVLVLDGTPGPWLPSGFEVVPQCAGGLDERLAAAFAGCWGPALLIGMDTPQVSPELLTVDFADCDAWFGPADDGGFWALGLADPDPELLRGVPMSTSTTGAVQRARLVSAGLRVRDLPRLRDVDTAADAVAVADAAPHGRFAAELARLGTVIGR from the coding sequence GTGACCACGCTCCTCGTCATCGCCAAGGCGCCGCTGCCGGGGCGGGTGAAGACCCGGCTCACCCCGCCCTTTTCCCCGCACGAGGCCGCCCGCCTCGCCGAGGCCGCCCTCGTGGACAGCCTGCGTGCCGTGGCGGCAACGCCCGCTCGGCGCCGCGTCCTGGTCCTCGACGGGACGCCCGGCCCCTGGCTGCCGTCCGGCTTCGAGGTCGTGCCCCAGTGCGCGGGTGGCCTGGACGAGCGCTTGGCCGCGGCTTTCGCCGGCTGTTGGGGGCCCGCTCTCCTCATCGGCATGGACACCCCGCAGGTCAGCCCGGAGCTGCTCACCGTGGACTTCGCGGACTGTGACGCCTGGTTCGGGCCGGCGGACGACGGCGGGTTCTGGGCGCTCGGGCTCGCCGACCCGGATCCCGAACTGCTGCGGGGCGTACCGATGTCGACGTCCACGACGGGCGCCGTACAGCGTGCGCGGCTCGTCTCCGCCGGGCTGCGCGTACGCGATCTGCCGCGGCTGCGGGACGTGGACACGGCGGCCGACGCGGTCGCGGTCGCCGACGCCGCACCGCACGGCCGGTTCGCGGCCGAGCTGGCGCGGCTCGGGACGGTCATCGGACGATGA